The proteins below come from a single Candidatus Cloacimonadota bacterium genomic window:
- a CDS encoding protein BatD encodes MNKYLTVIFVLVCCAALTAQNVKVSATLRDGTIGLSDQMQLELKISSDKKLDMAAPAAPQVPGLSYRNVLSSTGVQSSFINGKYSSSHTKTFTYIYLPQKKGIFKVPGFRLRIGGKDYATPDLSITVEDSATTTKPPQQYSFDPYYDPFGGIYPDRSRSQGETVLLCLPESQSVWQGEPAIISYYIYTDQRMDSFYSENENDYPGYGKSVYEQPQNLNYEDVQYKGRRFQRALIKRSAIFPQTTGRLQMPTLTGKIQFSGFYSYMNRKVDSSPAYINVKPLPAGKPAGFTGAVGKFSVNQVYSASKVTLGEAITCTVQVSGKGNFSQFTSPLFPSVDKFQVSEPSVDDKLRNPLEGTRHINYTLLPRETGEFTLPSVTFSWFDTSSGTYKTFRGQPQTVKVKQGNVLSYFSGLLEADAPKAMNPLLNRAIHSDFRPYVYRPWFWLVLAVLLLSLIASGIISHNNRLSREDPAAYAIKTANRVLNKYLRQATEAASRLSPEFYPLAESGLSQYLAKKFGISRSLGTGELLNKLRQKDLPPRLIEQMEEFLLLCQEARYMPGGTEATDLHGALLKLRLLVQALSRLRSGNGKPRNGFSANMGNSLPEEKQ; translated from the coding sequence GTGAATAAGTATCTAACGGTAATATTCGTGCTCGTCTGCTGCGCGGCTTTGACAGCCCAGAATGTGAAAGTCTCAGCCACTCTGCGCGACGGCACCATCGGGCTTTCAGACCAGATGCAGCTCGAACTGAAGATCAGCAGCGATAAAAAGCTGGATATGGCTGCCCCTGCCGCTCCACAGGTTCCCGGCCTCAGTTACCGCAATGTGCTGAGCAGCACGGGAGTTCAGAGTTCTTTCATCAATGGGAAGTATTCCAGCTCGCACACCAAAACCTTCACCTACATCTATCTGCCTCAAAAAAAAGGCATATTCAAGGTCCCAGGCTTCAGGCTCCGAATCGGGGGAAAGGATTACGCCACGCCCGACCTTTCCATTACCGTGGAAGACTCCGCCACCACCACTAAACCGCCTCAGCAGTATAGTTTTGACCCCTATTACGATCCTTTCGGCGGCATTTATCCAGACCGCAGCCGCAGCCAGGGTGAGACGGTGCTTCTCTGTTTGCCGGAAAGCCAGAGCGTCTGGCAGGGCGAGCCGGCCATCATTTCCTATTACATCTACACCGATCAGCGGATGGATTCCTTCTATTCGGAAAACGAGAATGATTATCCCGGCTATGGCAAATCGGTTTACGAGCAGCCTCAGAATCTCAATTATGAGGATGTGCAATACAAAGGCCGCCGCTTTCAGCGGGCTCTGATCAAGCGTTCGGCCATTTTCCCCCAAACCACGGGACGCCTGCAAATGCCCACTCTCACTGGCAAGATCCAGTTTTCGGGATTTTACAGCTATATGAACCGCAAGGTGGATTCCTCGCCGGCATATATTAACGTGAAACCCTTGCCAGCCGGCAAACCGGCCGGATTTACCGGGGCAGTGGGAAAATTCAGCGTAAACCAGGTCTATTCAGCCTCAAAAGTCACTTTGGGTGAGGCGATCACCTGCACCGTCCAAGTATCCGGCAAAGGCAATTTCAGCCAGTTCACCTCGCCGCTTTTTCCCTCTGTGGATAAATTCCAGGTCTCGGAACCAAGCGTGGATGACAAACTGCGCAATCCGCTGGAAGGCACACGCCATATCAACTACACCCTACTGCCCCGCGAGACCGGGGAATTCACCCTGCCCAGCGTAACCTTTAGCTGGTTTGACACTTCCAGCGGCACCTACAAGACCTTCCGGGGCCAACCTCAAACGGTGAAAGTGAAGCAGGGCAACGTGCTGTCATATTTCTCCGGATTGCTCGAAGCGGATGCCCCGAAAGCCATGAACCCACTGCTGAACCGAGCCATCCATTCCGATTTTCGGCCCTACGTTTACCGACCCTGGTTCTGGCTGGTTTTGGCGGTTCTGCTACTTTCACTGATCGCGTCCGGCATCATATCCCACAACAATCGTCTGAGCAGGGAAGACCCTGCGGCTTATGCTATAAAAACCGCCAACCGGGTATTGAACAAGTATTTGCGCCAGGCCACGGAAGCCGCCTCCAGGCTTTCGCCAGAGTTTTATCCACTGGCCGAAAGCGGACTTTCACAGTATCTGGCCAAGAAATTCGGCATTTCCCGCAGCCTGGGCACCGGCGAACTCCTTAACAAGTTGCGGCAAAAGGACCTTCCTCCACGATTGATTGAGCAGATGGAGGAATTTCTGCTGCTGTGCCAGGAAGCGCGCTACATGCCCGGTGGAACCGAAGCGACCGACCTGCACGGAGCTTTGCTGAAGCTTCGCCTGTTGGTTCAGGCCCTCAGCCGCCTGCGCTCTGGCAACGGAAAACCCCGAAACGGATTCTCGGCAAATATGGGTAACAGCTTGCCGGAGGAGAAGCAATGA